From a single Halogeometricum sp. S3BR5-2 genomic region:
- a CDS encoding mandelate racemase/muconate lactonizing enzyme family protein has protein sequence MVDYAKLRDPNAEYTMRDLSAETMGITNERGGVRDAEITDVQTTMVDGNYPWILVRVYTDAGVVGTGESYWGGGDDAIIERMKPFLVGENPLDIDRLYEHLVQKMSGEGSVSGKVISAISGIEIALHDVAGKLLDVPAYQLVGGKYRDEVRIYCDLHTENEADPEACAEEGVRVVEDLGYDAIKFDLDVPSGHEKDRANRHLRNPEIDHKVEIVEAVTEAVGDRADVAFDCHWSFTGGSAKRLARELEDYDVWWLEDPVPPENHEVQKKVTDSTTTPIAVGENVYRKFGQLSLLQPQAVDIIAPDLPRVGGMRETRKIADLADMYYIPVAMHNVSSPIGTMASAQVGAAIPNSLAVEYHSYELGWWEDLVEEDNLIEDGRMEIPEKPGLGLTLDLDAVGEHMVEGETLFDEA, from the coding sequence ATGGTCGACTACGCGAAGCTACGCGATCCGAACGCGGAGTACACGATGCGGGACCTCTCGGCGGAGACGATGGGCATCACCAACGAGCGCGGCGGCGTCCGCGACGCGGAGATTACGGACGTACAGACGACGATGGTCGACGGCAACTACCCGTGGATTCTCGTCCGCGTCTACACCGACGCCGGCGTCGTGGGGACGGGCGAGTCCTACTGGGGCGGCGGCGACGACGCCATCATCGAGCGGATGAAGCCGTTCCTCGTGGGCGAGAACCCCCTCGACATCGACCGCCTGTACGAGCACCTCGTCCAGAAGATGTCCGGCGAGGGCTCCGTCTCCGGGAAGGTCATCTCCGCCATCTCGGGCATCGAAATCGCCCTGCACGACGTCGCCGGGAAACTCCTCGACGTGCCGGCCTACCAACTCGTCGGCGGGAAGTACCGCGACGAGGTGCGCATCTACTGCGACCTCCACACCGAGAACGAGGCGGACCCCGAAGCGTGCGCCGAGGAGGGCGTCCGCGTCGTCGAGGACCTCGGGTACGACGCCATCAAGTTCGACCTCGACGTGCCCTCGGGTCACGAGAAGGACCGCGCGAACCGCCACCTGCGCAACCCCGAAATCGACCACAAGGTCGAAATCGTCGAGGCGGTCACCGAGGCCGTCGGCGACCGCGCGGACGTCGCCTTCGACTGCCACTGGTCGTTCACCGGCGGCAGCGCCAAGCGCCTCGCGCGCGAACTCGAAGACTACGACGTCTGGTGGCTCGAAGACCCCGTCCCGCCGGAGAACCACGAGGTCCAGAAGAAGGTGACCGACTCGACGACGACGCCCATCGCCGTCGGGGAGAACGTCTACCGGAAGTTCGGCCAACTCTCCCTGCTGCAACCGCAGGCGGTCGACATCATCGCGCCGGACCTCCCGCGCGTCGGCGGCATGCGCGAGACGCGGAAGATAGCCGACCTCGCGGACATGTACTACATCCCCGTGGCGATGCACAACGTCTCCTCGCCCATCGGGACGATGGCCTCGGCGCAGGTCGGCGCCGCCATCCCGAACTCGCTGGCCGTCGAGTACCACTCCTACGAACTCGGCTGGTGGGAGGACCTCGTCGAGGAGGACAACCTCATCGAGGACGGTCGCATGGAGATTCCCGAGAAGCCCGGTCTCGGCCTGACGCTCGACCTCGACGCCGTCGGAGAGCACATGGTCGAGGGCGAGACGCTGTTCGACGAAGCGTAG
- a CDS encoding DUF7405 family protein — MTGDDSRGLSRRTMVKAALAIGGSSALAACQEAERSPDEETTEGPEYPRGTEDRSALPARQHAWDDYLVNSVHGTVTQSQHQLLLGLSYEGSVPPTDEERERVENALRTLERAFQWGSGLDASGSINDGLLFMLGYAPRYLERVGIELDELQRPETVLAELGEDESLAADFDALLLLDSDYASILLAAEQALFAEKERLNGVEVEHRLSDIFTVTERRTGVLGKGRPAQEIDNEDIPEDAPLSMGFRAGFSNSLPAEDAATFSAGPFAGGTTLAVSRVRTDLDRWYDQPHEQRTKEMYCPAHDYEDVGDVGDALGDHSEITEENVGNLEELAAEHGIVGHAQKVASARDEEFQTQILRRSEGVATDDVHGSAFNFSSVQTDTRKFVEVRRAMNVEEYDVDVPDDRHGIVDYLGTLSRSTFLVPPRADRALPSDR; from the coding sequence ATGACTGGAGACGATTCGCGGGGGCTCTCCCGCCGGACCATGGTGAAGGCGGCGCTCGCAATCGGCGGATCGAGCGCGCTCGCGGCCTGTCAGGAGGCGGAGCGCTCCCCCGACGAGGAGACGACCGAGGGGCCGGAGTACCCGCGCGGGACCGAGGACCGGTCCGCGCTGCCGGCGCGCCAGCACGCGTGGGACGACTATCTGGTGAACAGCGTCCACGGTACCGTGACGCAGAGCCAACACCAGTTGCTGCTCGGTCTCTCCTACGAGGGGTCGGTCCCGCCGACCGACGAAGAACGGGAGCGGGTCGAGAACGCGCTTCGGACGCTCGAACGCGCCTTCCAGTGGGGAAGCGGCCTCGACGCGAGCGGAAGCATCAACGACGGCCTGCTGTTCATGCTCGGGTACGCGCCGCGGTATCTGGAGCGGGTGGGCATCGAACTGGACGAACTCCAGCGGCCCGAGACCGTCCTCGCGGAACTCGGCGAGGACGAGTCGCTGGCCGCCGACTTCGACGCCCTGCTCCTCCTCGACAGCGACTACGCGTCTATTCTCTTGGCCGCCGAGCAGGCGCTGTTCGCGGAGAAGGAGCGGCTCAACGGCGTCGAGGTGGAGCACCGACTATCCGATATCTTCACCGTGACCGAACGGCGGACCGGCGTCCTCGGGAAGGGGCGGCCGGCCCAAGAGATAGACAATGAGGACATCCCAGAGGACGCGCCGCTGTCGATGGGGTTCCGGGCGGGGTTCAGTAACAGCCTTCCCGCCGAGGACGCCGCGACGTTCTCCGCGGGGCCGTTCGCCGGCGGGACGACGCTGGCCGTCTCACGGGTGCGGACGGACCTCGACCGCTGGTACGACCAACCGCACGAACAGCGGACCAAGGAGATGTACTGCCCGGCGCACGACTACGAGGACGTGGGCGACGTGGGCGACGCCCTCGGCGACCACAGCGAGATAACGGAAGAGAACGTCGGGAACCTGGAGGAACTCGCGGCCGAACACGGCATCGTCGGGCACGCGCAGAAAGTGGCCTCGGCCCGCGACGAGGAGTTCCAGACGCAGATTCTCCGGCGTTCGGAGGGCGTCGCCACCGACGACGTGCACGGCTCCGCGTTCAACTTCTCGTCGGTCCAGACGGACACGAGAAAGTTCGTCGAAGTCCGGCGGGCGATGAACGTCGAGGAGTACGACGTGGACGTCCCCGACGACAGGCACGGCATCGTCGACTACCTCGGCACGCTCTCGCGGAGCACGTTCCTCGTGCCGCCGCGGGCGGACCGCGCGCTCCCGAGCGACAGATGA
- a CDS encoding HEAT repeat domain-containing protein, with product MTANASRPLDGIEPESVTPEDIDDEEVRAALASDTPSVRQRGVEVCESFAATGVEAVRSLLDDVAPLAGDDNAAVALRAISVLDTVARSDPDALDGATAGLADAADSEIVDVQLTAATALGVLVVKRPDLVAPFVGELVAAIRATEPDPTPGDFSAVEDPVTRRTLEEHEESERQRRTSGRRTLVNVVVAVCEEEPESALGTVEGLVGLLDDVDPSIVGGAVDALGELAVTDPAAVAPAREELRARLDHPQTFVRARTVRALGRLGDEGAVPELRTLAETDDDEDVREIAAETAAFLAEES from the coding sequence ATGACCGCGAACGCGTCGAGACCGCTCGACGGCATCGAACCCGAATCCGTGACCCCCGAGGACATCGACGACGAGGAGGTCCGGGCCGCCCTCGCGTCCGACACTCCCTCGGTGCGACAGCGCGGAGTGGAGGTCTGCGAATCGTTCGCCGCGACGGGCGTCGAGGCTGTCCGATCACTCCTCGACGACGTCGCTCCGCTGGCGGGCGACGACAACGCCGCCGTCGCCCTGCGGGCCATCTCGGTCCTCGACACCGTCGCCCGGAGCGACCCCGACGCGCTCGACGGAGCGACGGCGGGCCTCGCGGACGCGGCGGACAGCGAAATCGTCGACGTCCAGTTGACCGCGGCCACCGCGCTCGGGGTGCTCGTCGTGAAGCGCCCGGACCTCGTCGCCCCGTTCGTCGGCGAACTCGTCGCGGCGATTCGCGCCACCGAACCCGACCCGACGCCGGGCGACTTCAGCGCCGTCGAGGACCCGGTGACCCGGCGAACGCTCGAAGAGCACGAGGAGTCCGAGCGTCAGCGGCGGACCTCCGGCCGACGGACGCTCGTCAACGTGGTCGTCGCGGTGTGCGAGGAGGAACCGGAGTCGGCGCTCGGCACGGTCGAGGGGCTGGTCGGCCTCTTGGACGACGTGGATCCCTCCATCGTCGGCGGCGCCGTCGACGCCCTCGGCGAACTGGCCGTGACCGACCCCGCGGCCGTCGCCCCCGCGAGGGAGGAACTGCGGGCCCGTCTCGACCATCCGCAGACGTTCGTTCGTGCACGCACCGTCCGAGCGCTCGGACGTCTCGGCGACGAGGGAGCCGTCCCGGAACTTCGGACCCTCGCCGAGACGGACGACGACGAGGACGTGCGCGAGATAGCGGCCGAGACGGCCGCGTTCTTGGCAGAAGAATCCTAG
- a CDS encoding SDR family NAD(P)-dependent oxidoreductase, with amino-acid sequence MDSYEHTPVTVEDKRAVVVGGTSGIGEAIALGFASEGADVVATSRSEEKVESTAEEIRERGVDTVSVTCDVTDAESLERVRDRAVEELGGVDVVVASQGAISRESVRDISEEDWDFVTDVALDGVRRVTQAFAPALEQSESGAIVNISSLAATLSMSNLPAYSAAKGGVEAFTRASAKELSPEVRVNAIAPGFVITPQNEDTYAEGTEKRTRIDERTPLGRVADREEIVGAAVYLASDAASYVTGEVATVDGGFGSSAF; translated from the coding sequence ATGGATTCGTACGAGCACACGCCGGTCACCGTCGAGGACAAGCGCGCCGTCGTCGTCGGCGGGACCAGCGGCATCGGTGAGGCCATCGCGCTCGGGTTCGCGAGCGAGGGCGCCGACGTGGTGGCGACGAGTCGGAGCGAGGAGAAAGTCGAGTCGACCGCAGAAGAGATTCGAGAGCGCGGCGTCGACACGGTGAGCGTGACCTGCGACGTGACGGACGCCGAGTCGCTCGAACGCGTCCGCGACCGAGCGGTCGAGGAACTCGGCGGCGTGGACGTCGTCGTCGCCTCGCAGGGCGCCATCTCCCGAGAGTCGGTTCGGGACATCTCCGAGGAGGACTGGGACTTCGTGACCGACGTCGCCCTCGACGGCGTTCGTCGGGTCACGCAGGCGTTCGCACCGGCGCTCGAACAGAGCGAGTCGGGCGCCATCGTCAACATCTCCTCGCTCGCGGCCACGCTCTCGATGTCGAACCTCCCCGCTTACTCCGCCGCGAAGGGCGGCGTCGAGGCGTTCACCCGCGCGTCCGCGAAGGAACTCTCCCCCGAAGTGCGCGTGAACGCCATTGCACCGGGCTTCGTCATCACGCCGCAAAACGAGGACACGTACGCCGAAGGGACCGAAAAGCGGACGCGCATCGACGAGCGCACTCCCCTCGGACGGGTCGCCGACCGCGAGGAGATCGTCGGCGCGGCCGTCTACCTCGCCAGCGACGCCGCCTCCTACGTCACCGGCGAAGTCGCCACCGTCGACGGCGGGTTCGGCAGTAGCGCGTTCTGA
- a CDS encoding endo-1,4-beta-xylanase, producing MSDDNANLRSGRRPFLKSIGVLGASAVFGSAAASAQSDDSLGAYHRTLREELTASSRQQKQLPAGEYVYGTTEEDAIEAFSLVGGGDESTISVDSDAVPITTGERLELPGDGGSPSDYAYRGEISDRSFEEGDLLLAVAYVRSDTSDAEVTANFAYHYTDEDGADATSENFVQRGAHFEPWDQWMRYFFPIEVGATPTEDAVPALEFWTCYGEQTVDFGGVALFDYGDAEVTLDTLPPYDYEGRSLDAAWREEAADRIEETRKRDFEVRVLGPGGEPMTDATVDVEMTEHAFDFGSAVSVEHITGDDPDDQTYRSTFLEDFNKATVENGLKYPAWESEEGWDIDNERTLDTLAWLNNRDYPVRGHYLLWEEFTTDGGGGMAIENGESLSPAEVRETVSEKIRNHAHEFEEEVAEWDMHNHPIWQSNFRDMEELGWDAVAEWWSVADEATDHALYTNEMGAIGGQWQRSQYLDYIEHLVENDYPLDGIGFMGHHQQWYNQMLDVTNIIDGFEAFSEFGVPLLVTEFDIQIFSRRNAQDVEVQTDYLRDFLTVAFSQPAVEGVVSWGFWEEDHWRPTGAYYDTDWSIRPHGEMYRTLVFEEWWTEERGETDEEGVFAANGFKGSYEVTARKGALSGATVATVDDEHGAVTVELEPPSEGDESEGHGDDENGEKRGHDEEKEEEKGDEKSDEKEGDDHDEETETAHD from the coding sequence ATGTCAGACGATAATGCAAATCTTCGAAGCGGACGGCGACCGTTCCTGAAATCCATCGGCGTCCTGGGCGCCTCCGCGGTGTTCGGGTCGGCCGCAGCGAGCGCGCAGTCGGACGACTCGCTCGGCGCGTACCACCGGACGCTGCGCGAGGAACTGACGGCGTCGAGCAGACAACAGAAACAGCTCCCGGCGGGGGAGTACGTCTACGGAACGACCGAGGAGGATGCCATCGAGGCGTTCTCGCTGGTCGGCGGCGGCGACGAGTCGACCATCTCCGTCGACTCCGACGCCGTCCCCATCACGACGGGCGAACGGCTCGAACTGCCCGGCGACGGCGGAAGCCCGTCGGACTACGCGTATCGCGGGGAGATATCGGACCGCTCGTTCGAGGAGGGCGACCTGTTGTTGGCCGTCGCGTACGTCCGAAGCGACACGTCGGACGCCGAGGTGACGGCGAACTTCGCCTACCACTACACCGACGAGGACGGTGCCGACGCGACGAGCGAGAACTTCGTCCAGCGGGGGGCGCACTTCGAACCGTGGGACCAGTGGATGCGCTACTTCTTCCCGATAGAAGTGGGCGCGACGCCGACGGAGGACGCCGTGCCGGCACTGGAGTTCTGGACCTGCTACGGCGAACAGACCGTCGACTTCGGCGGCGTCGCCCTGTTCGACTACGGCGACGCGGAGGTGACGCTCGACACCCTCCCGCCGTACGACTACGAGGGGCGCTCTCTCGACGCGGCGTGGCGCGAGGAGGCGGCCGACCGCATCGAGGAGACGCGCAAGCGGGATTTCGAGGTGCGCGTCCTCGGTCCCGGCGGCGAACCGATGACCGACGCGACGGTGGACGTCGAGATGACCGAACACGCGTTCGACTTCGGCAGCGCCGTCTCGGTGGAGCATATCACGGGCGACGACCCCGACGACCAGACGTACCGGAGCACCTTCCTGGAGGATTTCAACAAGGCCACCGTCGAGAACGGTCTGAAGTACCCCGCGTGGGAGAGCGAGGAGGGCTGGGACATCGACAACGAGCGGACGCTGGATACGCTGGCGTGGTTGAATAACCGCGACTACCCGGTGCGCGGCCACTACCTCCTCTGGGAGGAGTTCACCACCGACGGCGGCGGCGGGATGGCGATAGAGAACGGTGAGTCCCTCTCGCCGGCGGAGGTGCGCGAGACGGTCTCCGAGAAGATTCGGAACCACGCCCACGAGTTCGAGGAGGAGGTGGCCGAGTGGGACATGCACAACCACCCCATCTGGCAGAGCAACTTCCGCGACATGGAGGAACTCGGCTGGGACGCCGTCGCGGAGTGGTGGTCCGTGGCGGACGAGGCGACGGACCACGCCCTGTACACCAACGAGATGGGCGCCATCGGCGGGCAGTGGCAGCGAAGCCAGTACCTCGACTACATCGAGCACCTCGTCGAGAACGACTACCCGCTCGACGGTATCGGCTTCATGGGCCACCACCAACAGTGGTACAACCAGATGCTCGACGTGACGAACATCATCGACGGCTTCGAGGCGTTCTCGGAGTTCGGCGTCCCCCTCTTGGTCACCGAGTTCGACATCCAGATATTCAGCCGCCGGAACGCCCAGGACGTCGAGGTGCAGACGGACTACCTGCGCGACTTCCTGACGGTGGCGTTCAGCCAACCCGCCGTCGAGGGCGTCGTCTCGTGGGGCTTCTGGGAGGAAGACCACTGGCGGCCGACCGGCGCGTACTACGACACCGACTGGAGCATCCGCCCGCACGGCGAGATGTACCGCACGCTCGTCTTCGAGGAGTGGTGGACCGAAGAGCGCGGCGAGACGGACGAGGAGGGCGTCTTCGCGGCGAACGGCTTCAAGGGAAGCTACGAAGTGACCGCTCGCAAGGGCGCGCTGTCGGGAGCGACGGTCGCGACGGTGGACGACGAGCACGGCGCGGTGACGGTCGAACTCGAACCGCCGTCCGAGGGGGACGAATCCGAGGGGCACGGCGACGACGAGAACGGGGAGAAGCGGGGACACGACGAGGAGAAAGAGGAGGAAAAAGGAGACGAGAAGAGCGACGAGAAGGAAGGCGACGACCACGACGAGGAGACGGAAACGGCGCACGACTGA
- a CDS encoding CRTAC1 family protein has protein sequence MSPPRTGATGVRPRTRTRLAALSLALLLLSSGCLGGVADSLSGGPETTIDFRERTDASGLTYQTDGGGAGNGDDGVYVADYDRDGWQDVLAVGGERPALFRNDNGTFERDAAFPTFDGAVKGALFFDYDGDGWDDLLVLRSHAEPVLLHNDGGTFERSGEELGNLTYPMGATAADYDGDGDSDLLVYQSGDWKHGKPEGYFGLHKYVREDNGNPNVLYENTDDGFERVADSGLSDAARWSLAASFVDLNGDGRQDVHVANDYNTDAVYLNRGNGTFEARPIRGNTSRNGMSSEIADVNGDGAQDVFTTNIYLPLDEVEDKERYERLRLLFGYVIKSGRTKGNTMMVNDGSGNLTDRAVAYGVRQGGWGWAASLTDLDNDGDRDLIHATQNVVRIDRDDPHYTLPMLFERDGDSFENLDASERNLTEHDGRGLVSFDYDRDGDMDVVIAPYDGEVTVYENVGVGADADSLAFRVADANGSTVYGAEVTVSGGPDGSTAVQQTVGSDFLSQEGRVSHVGVGGAETVDLAVRWPDGTERTFEDVATNRRVLITKGGVETVVEYDD, from the coding sequence ATGAGTCCGCCGCGCACCGGGGCGACCGGGGTTCGACCCCGAACTCGAACGCGCCTCGCCGCGCTATCGCTCGCGCTCTTACTCCTCTCGTCGGGCTGTCTCGGCGGCGTCGCCGACAGCCTCTCGGGCGGCCCGGAGACGACCATCGACTTCCGCGAGCGGACGGACGCCTCGGGCCTGACCTATCAGACCGACGGCGGCGGCGCCGGCAACGGCGACGACGGCGTCTACGTCGCCGACTACGACCGCGACGGCTGGCAGGACGTGCTGGCCGTCGGCGGCGAGCGCCCCGCTCTGTTCCGAAACGACAACGGCACGTTCGAACGCGACGCCGCGTTTCCGACGTTCGACGGGGCGGTCAAGGGGGCGTTGTTCTTCGACTACGACGGCGACGGTTGGGACGACCTGCTGGTGCTCCGCTCCCACGCCGAACCCGTCCTCCTCCACAACGACGGGGGGACGTTCGAGCGCTCCGGGGAGGAGTTGGGTAATCTGACGTATCCGATGGGCGCGACGGCCGCCGACTACGACGGCGACGGCGACTCGGACCTCCTCGTCTACCAGTCGGGCGATTGGAAGCACGGGAAACCGGAGGGCTACTTCGGACTCCACAAGTACGTCCGCGAGGACAACGGCAACCCGAACGTCCTCTACGAGAACACCGACGACGGCTTCGAACGCGTCGCGGACTCGGGGCTGAGCGACGCCGCGCGGTGGAGCCTCGCGGCGAGTTTCGTCGACCTGAACGGCGACGGTCGGCAGGACGTCCACGTCGCGAACGACTACAACACCGACGCGGTGTACCTGAACCGGGGGAACGGGACCTTCGAGGCGCGCCCGATCCGCGGCAACACCTCCCGCAACGGGATGTCCTCCGAAATCGCGGACGTGAACGGCGACGGCGCGCAGGACGTGTTCACGACGAACATCTACCTTCCCCTCGACGAAGTCGAGGACAAAGAGCGCTACGAGCGGCTCAGACTCCTGTTCGGCTACGTCATCAAGTCCGGACGGACGAAGGGGAACACGATGATGGTGAACGACGGGTCGGGCAATCTCACCGACCGCGCGGTCGCGTACGGCGTCCGGCAGGGCGGGTGGGGGTGGGCGGCGAGCCTGACCGACCTCGACAACGACGGCGACCGAGACCTGATACACGCGACGCAGAACGTCGTCAGAATCGACCGCGACGACCCGCACTACACCCTCCCGATGCTGTTCGAACGCGACGGCGACAGCTTCGAGAACCTCGACGCCTCCGAACGAAACCTGACCGAACACGACGGGCGCGGACTCGTCTCGTTCGACTACGACCGCGACGGCGACATGGACGTAGTCATCGCCCCCTACGACGGCGAGGTGACGGTCTACGAGAACGTCGGGGTCGGCGCCGACGCCGACAGCCTCGCCTTCCGCGTCGCCGACGCGAACGGTTCGACCGTCTACGGCGCCGAAGTGACCGTCTCGGGTGGTCCCGACGGGTCGACGGCGGTCCAGCAGACCGTCGGGTCCGATTTCCTCTCGCAGGAGGGGCGCGTCTCCCACGTCGGCGTGGGCGGCGCCGAGACGGTCGACCTCGCCGTCCGCTGGCCCGACGGCACCGAGCGCACGTTCGAGGACGTGGCGACCAATCGCCGGGTGCTGATCACGAAGGGCGGCGTCGAGACGGTCGTCGAGTACGACGACTGA
- a CDS encoding alpha-glucuronidase family glycosyl hydrolase, producing MNDYDDCWLRYDRADADRLDSYRRLCRHAYVAEKSPELSAVRDELRRAIPGLLGEDPHLWQHPPSTAGGFLAIGTPDDMRMVADSVPVDEVERLTDGGFLLRTVEWEGQRCVVVTAPTDRGLVYGTFHLLRLMSVGDPVDDLDVREEPTYANRLLNQWDTPFHRSVERGYGGESIFDWERLPDLRERYEDYARLLASVGINGVVLNNVNTEKPPRPSAGEAFDAFEGWQLLESGRLEAMTGLVSVFRRYGIRTYLSVNFASPMLVGGLDTADPLDDEVREWWREKADEVYDLIPDFGGFLVKADSEGQPGPYDYDRDHVDGANAIAAALDPHNGRLWWRAFVYGSHEDRAVQAYDTFEPLDGEFADNVTVQVKNGPIDFQPREPVSTLFGAMPETDLGLEFQITGEYTGQGVHATYHLPMWEEVFEFDTHADGQGTPVKSLFRGDGEGVVGVGSVGEDDTWTGHYLMQSNLYAFGRTVWDPDRSVEEITDEWVRQTFGADEAVVDAVSEILRDSWEACIDYETGGLGLMHMMYNGEALLENHYDPSPGEWPGYHGVTEDGVGVDRTSGGSGYAPQYRDPVAERYESVETCPEELLLFFHHLPWEHELSDGTTVVQRLYDNLFAGVEEVERLRDLWRTLEGRVDEKRYRHVSERFDEQVAQAKRWRDTLAHYFYDHAGIPDEAGRVPNR from the coding sequence ATGAACGACTACGACGACTGCTGGCTCCGGTACGACCGCGCGGACGCGGACCGCCTCGACTCGTACCGCCGACTGTGTCGACACGCGTACGTCGCCGAGAAGTCCCCCGAACTGAGCGCGGTTCGCGACGAACTCCGGCGGGCGATTCCGGGCCTCCTCGGTGAGGACCCGCACCTCTGGCAGCACCCGCCGTCGACGGCCGGGGGGTTCCTCGCTATCGGTACGCCCGACGATATGCGGATGGTCGCCGACTCGGTGCCGGTCGACGAGGTCGAGCGTCTGACCGACGGCGGGTTCCTCCTCCGGACCGTCGAGTGGGAGGGTCAGCGCTGCGTCGTCGTCACCGCTCCGACGGACCGAGGGCTGGTGTACGGCACCTTCCACCTCCTCCGACTGATGAGCGTCGGCGACCCCGTCGACGACCTCGACGTCCGCGAGGAACCGACGTACGCCAACCGACTCCTGAACCAGTGGGACACGCCGTTCCACCGGTCGGTCGAGCGGGGGTACGGCGGCGAGTCCATCTTCGACTGGGAGCGGCTTCCCGACCTGCGGGAGCGATACGAGGACTACGCCCGGTTGCTCGCCTCGGTGGGAATCAACGGCGTCGTGCTCAACAACGTCAACACGGAGAAGCCGCCGCGACCGAGCGCCGGCGAGGCGTTCGACGCGTTCGAGGGCTGGCAGTTGCTGGAGTCGGGACGGCTGGAGGCGATGACCGGACTCGTCTCTGTCTTCCGGCGGTACGGCATCCGGACGTACCTCTCGGTGAACTTCGCCTCGCCGATGCTCGTCGGCGGCCTCGACACCGCCGACCCCCTCGACGACGAGGTCCGCGAGTGGTGGCGAGAGAAGGCCGACGAGGTGTACGACCTGATACCCGACTTCGGCGGCTTCCTCGTCAAGGCCGACTCCGAGGGGCAACCCGGTCCGTACGACTACGACCGCGACCACGTCGACGGGGCGAACGCCATCGCGGCGGCGTTGGACCCGCACAACGGACGCCTCTGGTGGCGCGCGTTCGTCTACGGTTCCCACGAGGACCGCGCGGTGCAGGCGTACGACACCTTCGAACCGCTTGACGGCGAGTTCGCGGACAACGTCACCGTGCAGGTGAAGAACGGCCCCATCGACTTCCAGCCCAGAGAGCCGGTGTCGACGCTGTTCGGCGCGATGCCGGAGACGGACCTCGGACTGGAGTTCCAGATAACCGGCGAGTACACCGGACAGGGCGTCCACGCGACGTACCACCTCCCCATGTGGGAGGAGGTCTTCGAGTTCGACACGCACGCCGACGGTCAGGGAACGCCGGTGAAGTCACTGTTCCGCGGCGACGGCGAGGGCGTCGTCGGCGTCGGCAGCGTCGGCGAGGACGACACGTGGACCGGTCACTACCTGATGCAGTCGAACCTGTACGCGTTCGGGCGCACCGTCTGGGACCCCGACCGCTCCGTGGAGGAGATAACGGACGAGTGGGTCAGACAGACGTTCGGCGCCGACGAAGCCGTCGTCGACGCCGTCTCCGAGATTCTCCGCGACTCCTGGGAGGCGTGCATCGACTACGAGACGGGTGGCCTCGGACTGATGCACATGATGTACAACGGCGAGGCCTTGCTCGAAAACCACTACGACCCGTCGCCGGGGGAGTGGCCCGGCTACCACGGCGTCACCGAGGACGGCGTCGGCGTCGACCGGACGAGCGGGGGGAGCGGGTACGCCCCGCAGTACCGCGACCCGGTCGCGGAGCGCTACGAGTCCGTCGAGACCTGTCCCGAGGAACTCCTCCTGTTCTTCCATCACCTCCCCTGGGAGCACGAACTCTCCGACGGGACGACCGTCGTCCAGCGACTCTACGACAACCTGTTCGCGGGCGTCGAAGAAGTCGAGCGACTGCGCGACCTGTGGCGCACGTTGGAGGGCCGGGTGGACGAAAAGCGGTATCGTCACGTCTCCGAGCGGTTCGACGAGCAGGTGGCGCAGGCGAAGCGCTGGCGGGACACGCTCGCCCACTACTTCTACGACCACGCCGGCATCCCCGACGAAGCGGGTCGAGTTCCGAACCGGTAG